The window aagGGGAAGTCTCAAAGAGGACCATATTTGtgagtggtgggcttgagctgttactaatggtattagagctaaacACGGGGTGATGTGTTAgcaaggaggttgagccccaaaggggggtggacacgaggtggtgtgccaagaaggacattgggccccgaagggtggtggattggagggtcccacatcgattggagagggaaatgaatgccagcgaggacgctggggatcgaaagggggtggattgtgagatcccacatcagttggggaggagaacgaaacattccttataagagtgtggaaacctctccctaggagacgtgttttaaaaaccttgaggggaagctcgaaagggaaagcctaaagaagaccatatttgctagcactgggtttgggttgttattaatggtatcagagccagacactgggcgatgcgttagcgaggaggctaagccccgaaggggggtggacacgaggcggtgtaccagcaaggacgctggaccccgaagggtggtagacacgagacagtgtaccaacaaggacactAGACCTCGAAGGGTGGTGGAGTGGGTAGTCCCATGTCGATTGGACAAATGAATGTCAGCtaggacgctgagccctgaagggggggggggggggNggaggagaacgaagcattctttataagagcgtggaaacctctccgtagcagacgcgttttacaaactttgagggaaagtccgaaagagaatgcccaaagaggacaatatttgctagcgatgaaCTTGAGTTCTTACATAAGCCTGCTTTGTCTCTGTCCTCACTTCCTATTCATACATCATCCTCACGATGGCGGTCCAATCTAGTTGACAGGGACGCCCAGCCTCGTTTAACTAATAGGAAGAAATCTCTCACCACTCCCTCTCCATTCTTCGACCCGTTCAGTGCAGTTCCCGTGTATCATGTTAGTTTTACGCTGTTTGATATATAAATCTTAGTTTAATGCTTGGATTTTATGTGCTATATGTTTGCAGCTGTTTGTGGGGATAGATTTGTAGCAATAGATGTGACATTTAGGAACACAGCAGGGCCAGAGAAGCACCAAGCAGTAGCACTAAGGAGCAGTGCAGATCTCTCAACATTCTACCGCTGCAGCTTCGAGGGCTATCAAGACACTCTCTACGTCCATTCCCTAAGACAATTCTACCGAGAATGCGACATTTACGGCACAGTAGATTTCATATTTGGCAATGCCGCTGCAGTTTTCCAAAAATGCAATCTATACGCCAGAAAGCCACTCCCGAACCAAAAGATCGCCATCACGGCACAGGGCCGAACCGATCCGAACCAAAACACAGGTATCTCGATCCACGACTGCACGATCAAGGCAGCCCCCGACTGGGAAACGGATTACTCAAACTCGACGACGACAAACTATCTTGGACGGCCGTGGAAGCAGTACTCAAGAACAGTGTATATGCAGTGTTACATTGGGGATTTGATCAACCCTGTGGGGTGGTTGGAGTGGAATGGAACAGCAGGGTTGGACACTTTGTATTATGGGGAGTTTGAGAATTATGGGCCAGGAGCTAACACAAGCTTGAGGGTGGATTGGCCTGGCTATAGCTTGATGAATATTACTCAAGCTATGAACTTTACTGTCTATAATCTTACTATGGGAGATACATGGCTGCCTTACACTGATATTCCCTTCTCTGGTGGTTTGGTCTAAATGAATTTACTGCTACCCATGTCCGAGGAAACTTGATCAACTGCTACCGGTGTTTGGATGAACTGCTACCCATGTTTGGAAGAACTGCTACCCATTTTTGGAAGAACTGCTACCCATGTTTGGATGAACTGCTACCCATGTTTTGATGAACTGCTACCCATGTTTGGAAGAACTGCTACCCATGTTTGGATGAACTGCTACCCATGGTTTCTAAGCTCACTACTCTACGAGATTGCAGAAGAAACGCTTAAATTTTTGCCTTTACTCAGGATTTGAAGCCAAAAGTTGCCACTtccaatatttataattttagaagGAAGAGGGGATTCAAATCTTTATTGGTTGGTTGGATTTTGAAATAATGATTTTGAAGTCTGAAATTTCACacgagtttatgctcaaagtggacaatatcatattgttGCAGAGAGTCGtgacatggtattagagtcatgctcttaacttagtGATGTCAATAAAATTCTCAACAAAGTAGTTGGGAGTCTCAAAgatatagtcaaaagtgactcatgtGTCGAATAAaatgtgtactttgttcgaggactccttGATTAAGGAGCGGCTATTCGAGGGTTACATAGACCTCGGAGGTGGCTCTacggtgtactttgttcgatgagAGGATTATTGAGGATGAGTGACACATtaactcattttttatttttaatatagttaactatattataaataaggGTAATGAcgttagaaaaattatttaaagttttgtttATTCTTTTGAAGCCATTGCGAATTTCAGCTTCATTCCATAGCGAACGAAAATCCGTAATATGCAAATGCTAAATATGCGGCCGCTACTGTCACAACCGCCGCCGCGACACTCGCCGTCACCGGTAAGACCCTCCTTGTGTTCGTGAAGCCGGTGGCATATTTCTTACCAGTTGTCGCTTTCTGAGATGGAGTTCCGGTGCCGATCTTGCCGGTTTTTTCATTCTTACCCACTTCCTCTGTTTTTGATTCCTTCCCCTTTTCTGGATTTTGATTTCCTTTCTCTGTTGGTTTCTGATTTGGgttgttgattttctcatccGGTGGCGTTTTCTCCTTGCCGGATTCTCCTTGTACCGGCCCATTTTTAGCTGCCGCAGGCGGTGGCACCTCCGTCGGCGCCGGTGTTGGAGCTTCTTCTTCAGCCTTCACTGAGCccttcttttggagttctgcAGATTTTCCCTTATCTTCCTCCTCCGGCGAGATTTCCTCACTCTCCTTTTTCGGGGTTGTTTGTTCTGGTTCTTTGGGCGGCGGAGTAGCGTTTCCCGGCGAGGTTTCTTCACTCCCCTTTTCTAGGCTCGTCTGTTTTGGTCCTTTCGGCGGTGGAGTAGCATTTCCCGGCGAGGTTTCTTCACTCCCCTTTTTTAGGCTTGCTTGTTCTGGTTCTTTGAGCGGCGGAGAAGCATTTCCCGGCGAGGTTTCTTCACTCCCCTTTTCTGGGGTTATTTGTTCTGGTTCTTTCTGCGGCGGAGAAGCATTTTCCGGCGAGGTTTCTTCACTCCCCTTTTCTGGGGTTTTTTGCTCTGGTTCTTTCTGCGGCGGAGTAGCGTTTTCCGGCGTGGTTTCTCCACTCCCCTTTTCTGGGGTTGTTTGTTCTGGATCCTTGGGCGCCGCCGTGGCCACCGCCGCCGGTGGCGCAGTTTGTTTGGGCATTGTAATGGTGAGAAATCCAGCCTCTAATTTATGATGAACTTTGTCGATTGAGCAATCTTGTGGGATTGGATACGTTTTATTCAATATGAGCAATCTGTTAGTTGCGAGAAGCCGATCTCCGGTCACCACCACCGTCCGTGCCCCTTCTTCCACTTTAACCTTAACATGTTGCTCGTTGAAATCTGAAAACACAATTCcatcacaaaacaaaattatcagattaaaaaataataataatatatatatatatcttcaaATTCccctatatttttatttttaaaaaatatttcttccttaaaaacaatattatcaattttattgaCTATTTATCACAATTTCATTACAATATTAGACGGAAATTCAACCCGAGGTATGATTTTGACTAAAAAGTTTGTTTGAATGAAGATTTAGGGACTTTTTCGTCTCCGTTATTGCCTCTTATTTCAATCTCGTAAAAATTTGGTGAAAATAGGAGcgtaattctaaaatttactgagattaaaatttggttgagaatatatattatattttcatataatattaaaaaaaaacgttaatttaaaaataattttaatatatatatatatatatatatttttttttttttttttaactaataaattcaataatattttctaaaataatttttaaaaattcaaaatttaaaatttctatatatatatataaaaaagtgaGTAGGTGGAGATTTGGCCGAGTCGAGAACGAGACCCATTTAGCCAATGGGGAAAAATCTCTCTCGGTTCTCTCCCTCCTTTCTAGTTTAAATCGAAATTCCCGaagtaatttaatatttaaggaaataattttaaaattttgataatattgtaatggttgaaaaaaataaaaatatttttgaaagttattttttaatattataaattaaaaaaataaaataaaactcattaaataaaaattgaatgcaAAATTTGGGACCAGGAAGTTCGAGCCGGAGAATGTGGGCTTcgttttcatctttttctacAACATTAGGAGTGAACGGCTCGTTGTAAGCCCGGAGGGATTGACGGCGGAGGGCGCCGAGTCCGACGGTTCTTGGTCGTCCTGTTGCCATTCTGGTCGCCGGAAAAAATGGCGGTTCTGTTGCTGTTGTTGGGTcgggttttttgttttgttttgacgGGTCGGGTTGATTTTCGTAATGGGTTGAAATTAGGGCTTTGTTTGGGCGGTATTTATGGGGCTTGGAAATTGGTTGCTTCGAATTGGGATTATACcttttttgatttgtttgataAAGAGGACATATTTTCCCCCTTTTATGCACTAAAGTATAACTTTTCTGTTCCATTTTCCCCTTTTAGTGTGCTTCGATCGCTTTCCCGTTCTTATGCGAAATGTTAGATTTAGGGTTACATGCTCGAGAAGCTCGTTGTATGTTTGAATCATGTCGAGAAAAGTTCGatttatgtttgattttttagttCTCGAGCTGTGACAATAAacatataatacaaaatttaaatatacgTTACTGGTAAATTTATGGGTAGAGTGAACAAGGGAGAGGATGAATCGGGAATCTGCACGGTTtgaattgagagaaaaatttAGACCTACTCGAGATTCAGGTTGGTTGGGTGGGTAAGCTATCCAAAGCAAGCTAATATGGTTCGGTATCCAATCCAACTATATTCTCTACTTTTTTCGAGTTGTTCGGGTTATCAATTCGTTTggtgaaaattgaagaaataaatCTAGCCAAATTTGGTTCGAGTTGATTCGGGTTGGGTCTAAtgacaaaaaatttcaacctaAGACCGAACCAAATTTTCgattctaaaaaaaagaaaacccaacgTAACATTTACGTTTGAGTTGGGTAATTTGAGTTGTTCGAGTTTGAGCTCAATTTAGTCTCGAGAAATGTAATCCCAATTTATCGTAATAGTATCTAAATTGTGTTAGAGCtggttttgttattttctcgGGCTTATTTGTCTATTTTAGAGATTGAGCAACTTGGTGGAATGAGTCAAGAAATTTTGAAGTCAAAACGAGAAAACTCGAGCGCATAGCATTGAGGCGCCAATCGGGCATCTAAATGCTGGCTTGCAGGTAGCATTAAGGCAATACTTCATACTCTCTCAACGATACAAAATGCAGGCTCTCGCCTCACTCAGCACCGTCGTTTCTCCTTCAATGCTACCTTTAATGCTAGTCGTGTCTCAACGCTTAATACGTGTGCATCCAACATGTTTCAGTAGCATCTTCGACAAGTTCTTACCTTAATTGAAGATGAAGCATCTCGATGCTGCAATTGGGTATTGTTGTGAAGAATGTTCGAACTCGATTTCAACACGTACGATCCTCAACCAACACCCAAAAAATGGTCTCGCTCTCGACAAATTTTCGTTCGATCGGCGTCGGATACCATTGGCAGCCTTTTGTTCCCATTTTAGGGTAGAGTAGTTCCGAGAAGCTACTTTCTCTTTCTATCCATATGCCACCGTTTCGAGTTCTTAGAACAATCCAGAGGTTTTAATCACTTAATTTTCATCGAACCATGACGAATTTCAGCTATATCGTCACAATGAGCAGCTAGAGCTCGTTTCTCTAATTCGAGACTGAGCTCAAGTCTCCAATCGTAAGATTACGAGACTTTCAGCTTCATAAGTTcgaaattattttctaaataatctCCACGAACAACTAACGGATTGTCGATCGAACAAAACCGTGACATTTTAGTCGAAACACgaacaattaaaaatcaaatctaaaaCTCGAGAACCGATTAGAATAATAAAAgctatttattttagttgaaatttgaaaatgaatgtaaattaaaggCAGCACGTTGTGGTTCAAAGCAAGGCATCTCTCTGcctctaatatatatatagaaaacaGAGAGCTCCGATCTAGCATTCCACTGATCTGATCTTCTTTTGCCTTCTCTCTTCCCGTCGGCGATCTGATCGGCCGCTGAACCAGAGAGAgccgccgcctccgccgccgctgTTGCCGCCGGAAGATCGCCGGTTTCAGGTAATTTAACTTTACGAAGCTTTCTCCTCTTGTGAGCATTAGCATTTTCACTTTCTTACTCATTTTATTCCCTTCTTGCAAAACAAGGAAATCTAAGGTAAAATCAAACggcaaaatatttattttttaatttttaaaattaattaattaattaattatatatatatatatataatatttacgGAACAGAGTCGGGATttacaaggaaaagaaagttaCCGAATGAATAAAACTCGAAATTTCTACTAATTTCTTAAACATTTGGATTAaggattaaaaataattttttttattaaattttcgccattaatttataaatattatgctatttaagtttattatttacaaaaatttagtatttattttaaagaattaaattgaaaaaaaattaaaatatatgtttaacctttgcattaatatttttttttgtatatataaaattaattaattaggaactaaaattaaatttgagctataaatctataatattcttataattaattaatccatATTAATGGATAGTGAAGTAATTTCactataattatttaagactaatttattataatttcaagataattttttaaaaataataattatattcatTTGCTTATTTTAGCTTACATTTAATggatttatattaaaattagaactaaaaaaataatctataattcactgaataaaattttataatttatctagaaatttatatttataaatgttttattgattttatttatttttaggttgaaGCGGAGGATTGTATTCATAATGCTTAACTTAAAACCGCCATGGAAATGGAAGTGGAAAGAGgtacattttctttccttttcttctcgatcaatgaaaaactaaatgcGAAAACGTTCTATCAGTGAAAACATAAGATCCTCGAGTTGCTCCATGACTAACTTTTCTACTATACTTGTGACTTCCGTGACACGGTCTCGCCCggaaatcatttaaaaaacaGAGTGAGTATTAAAATAGAACtgtctaaaaatttaatacataAACCATCACATGACTGATCAAACGAAATCAAGAGATCTTAGTGATTAATTACGCGAAACACAGTAAGTAATTTTTCCACTCAAACTATTTTCAGCAATCACTCTGGAGAGTGACCATTGGTGGCTAGTTACTCTGTGCACAAAATGTGTAACCCTTACTTTTATAACCATTTTCTGCAATCACCTGCGGAGCGACCAATAGTGGTTGGTTACTAGATTCCTAACTAACTATTACCACCATCTCCTTAAATCATCGAACATAATATGCATACAATAGGTCACTGAATTATTTTcgtataattttattaaatctaatttattcgatcttcaaaaattttaattttatcgattttaatttgatcatcaaataatatttttataagatttaGATCGTacattatctatttattttttaatatacaatttatttatgatccGACCATGAAAGGGTAAGGGTGTTTGGAATTGGAGCTTGTATTTAAGTCCCTTAATCTACACTTGGATTAACAAGGAAGCTCATTAATGGCGGAAGAAGCTTGAGGAATCTGTTCTCTCTGTTTCGCTCCCACTTTTTCCAAGAACGTCCATTATCCCACGACTAACCTTTCTCTTTCCCACCAACTTACTCTACTTTTACGGATTCACCATTCCCCAGCTTTCTCTCACCATTACAACCGGCTTTTTCCATTGCTTTAACTTAACTTCCTCTTCCGTATTCGGATTTCTGCCATTGCCACTCTCATTTACGCTTTCAGgtaacctctctctctcttcttcgcCCTATTGCCTCTGTTTTTGATTCGGATAATTGCTGAAGCAGGGTTTGGACGGTAATTGTTAGTAGTGTTTCAATCTTCGCTGATTGTAATGTAGTTTTGTCTTGATTCTACCTGATGCTGTTTGTTCTTCGATTTACTGAAAGAATACTGATTCCTGCTAATTAAAAACTGAGAGAGATTGCACAAAAACTTCCAGGAAATGAGGCAGCGACTCTGGATTTAGAGGGTTTTATGAAACAACAACGTAGTTGAACATCGATCTTTGAGTCtcatttctaattttaattgaaatatctgTAAGTTCAATGTTGAAGAAGTGGGTTCAATTTGTgtatgtttttgttcttgacaGTGTGGGTTTAACTCTTCGGGAAAGAAGATGGCCAAAATTTTTGTTCAGGTGGTTGTGATTCTGTGCTTGGGTTGGTGGTGGTGGGCTATAATGGTGGGCGCTGAGAATTTGAAGTACAAAGACCCTAAGCAGCCAGTTTCGGTTCGAGTTAAGGATCTTCTTGGCCGAATGACTCTGGAAGAGAAAATTGGTCAGATGGTTCAGATTGACAGGAGCGTTGCCAATGCTACagttatgaaaaattattttattggtaAAGCAATAGTCTCTCGCTCTCTCTTCCCTTTACACTCTCAGTT is drawn from Cucurbita pepo subsp. pepo cultivar mu-cu-16 chromosome LG09, ASM280686v2, whole genome shotgun sequence and contains these coding sequences:
- the LOC111801317 gene encoding proteoglycan 4, giving the protein MATGRPRTVGLGALRRQSLRAYNEPFTPNVVEKDENEAHILRLELPDFNEQHVKVKVEEGARTVVVTGDRLLATNRLLILNKTYPIPQDCSIDKVHHKLEAGFLTITMPKQTAPPAAVATAAPKDPEQTTPEKGSGETTPENATPPQKEPEQKTPEKGSEETSPENASPPQKEPEQITPEKGSEETSPGNASPPLKEPEQASLKKGSEETSPGNATPPPKGPKQTSLEKGSEETSPGNATPPPKEPEQTTPKKESEEISPEEEDKGKSAELQKKGSVKAEEEAPTPAPTEVPPPAAAKNGPVQGESGKEKTPPDEKINNPNQKPTEKGNQNPEKGKESKTEEVGKNEKTGKIGTGTPSQKATTGKKYATGFTNTRRVLPVTASVAAAVVTVAAAYLAFAYYGFSFAME